From Lemur catta isolate mLemCat1 chromosome 19, mLemCat1.pri, whole genome shotgun sequence, a single genomic window includes:
- the LOC123624296 gene encoding cytochrome P450 2A13, protein MLASGLLLVTLLACLTVMVLLSVWRQRKIWGKLPPGPTPLPFLGNYLQLNTEQMYNSLMKISERYGPVFTIHLGRRRVVVLCGYDAVKEALVDQAEEFSGRGEQATFDWLFKGYGVAFSNGERAKQLRRFSITTLRDFGVGKRGIEERIQEEAGFLIEAFRGTRGAIIDPTFFLSRTVCNVISSIVFGDRFDYENKEFLSLLRMMLGSFQFTATSTGQLYEMFYSVMKHLPGPQQQAFKELQGLEDFIAKKVEHNQRTLDPNSPRDFIDSFLIRMQQEQKNPNTEFYMKNLVLTTLNLFFAGTETVSTTLRYGFLLLMKHPDVEAKVHEEIDRVIGKNRQPKFEDRAQMPYTEAVIHEIQRFGDMIPMGVARRVTKDTKFRDFFLPKGIEVFPMLGSVLRDPKFFSKPRDFNPQHFLDEKGQFKKSDAFVPFSIGKRYCFGEGLARMELFLFLTTIMQNFRFKSPQSPQDIDVSPKHVGFATIPRNYSMSFLPR, encoded by the exons ATGCTGGCCTCTGGGCTGCTTCTGGTGACCTTGCTGGCCTGCCTGACTGTGATGGTATTGCTGTCTGTCTGGCGGCAGAGGAAGATCTGGGGGAAGCTGCCTCCAGGACCTACCCCATTGCCCTTCCTTGGGAACTACCTGCAGCTGAACACAGAGCAGATGTACAACTCCCTCATGAAG ATCAGCGAGCGCTATGGCCCCGTGTTCACCATTCACCTGGGGCGCCGGCGGGTCGTGGTGCTGTGCGGGTATGATGCTGTAAAGGAGGCCCTGGTGGACCAGGCTGAGGAATTCAGCGGGCGAGGCGAGCAGGCCACCTTTGACTGGCTCTTCAAAGGCTATG GCGTGGCGTTCAGCAACGGTGAGCGTGCCAAGCAGCTGCGGCGCTTCTCCATCACCACGCTGCGGGACTTCGGCGTGGGCAAGCGCGGCATCGAGGAGCGCATCCAGGAGGAGGCGGGCTTCCTCATTGAGGCATTCAGGGGCACGCGCG GCGCCATCATCGATCCCACCTTTTTCCTGAGCCGAACAGTCTGCAATGTCATCAGCTCCATTGTCTTTGGGGACCGCTTTGATTATGAGAACAAGGAATTCCTGTCACTGCTGCGTATGATGCTGGGCAGCTTTCAGTTCACAGCTACGTCCACGGGACAG ctctATGAGATGTTCTATTCAGTGATGAAACACCTGCCAGGACCACAGCAACAGGCCTTTAAGGAGCTGCAAGGACTGGAAGACTTCATAGCCAAGAAGGTGGAGCACAACCAGCGCACACTGGATCCCAACTCCCCACGGGACTTCATCGACTCCTTTCTCATCCGCATGCAGCAG GAGCAGAAGAACCCCAACACGGAGTTCTACATGAAGAACCTGGTGCTGACCACGCTGAACCTCTTCTTCGCGGGCACCGAGACCGTCAGCACGACCCTGCGCTATGGCTTCCTGCTGCTCATGAAACACCCAGATGTGGAGG ccaagGTCCATGAGGAGATTGACCGGGTGATTGGCAAGAACCGGCAGCCCAAGTTTGAGGATCGGGCCCAAATGCCCTACACCGAGGCAGTGATCCATGAGATCCAAAGATTTGGAGACATGATCCCCATGGGCGTGGCTCGCAGGGTGACCAAGGACACCAAGTTTAGagatttcttccttcccaag GGCATCGAAGTTTTCCCTATGCTGGGCTCTGTGCTCAGAGACCCCAAGTTCTTCTCCAAACCCCGAGATTTTAATCCCCAGCACTTCCTGGATGAGAAAGGGCAGTTTAAGAAGAGTGATGCTTTTGTGCCCTTCTCCATTG GAAAGCGGTACTGTTTTGGAGAAGGCCTGGCTAGAATGGAGCTCTTTCTGTTCCTCACCACCATCATGCAGAACTTCCGCTTCAAGTCCCCGCAGTCGCCTCAGGACATCGACGTGTCCCCCAAGCATGTGGGCTTTGCTACAATCCCACGAAACTACAGCATGAGTTTCCTGCCTCGCTGA
- the LOC123624224 gene encoding cytochrome P450 2A13-like: MADKGRQGESSYPSSLTYYLCSIKPNHPSHHHLSITLTATMLASGLLLQRKISGKLPPGPTPLPFLGNYLQLNTEQMYNSLMKVSQARDMGGMGRSASAIHLGPRRVVVLCGYDAVKEALVDQAEEFSGRGEQATFNWLFKGYGVAFSNGERAKQLRRFSITTLRDFGVGKRGIEERIQEEAGFLIEAFRGTRGAIIDPTFFLSRTVCNVISSIVFGDRFDYENKEFLSLLRMMLGSFQFTATSTGQLYEMFYSVMKHLPGPQQQAFKELQGLEDFIAKKVEHNQRTLDPNSPRDFIDSFLIRMQQEQKNPNTEFYMKNLVLTTLNLFFAGTETVSTTLRYGFLLLMKHPDVEAKVHEEIDRVIGKNRQPKFEDRAQMPYTEAVIHEIQRFGDMIPMGLARRVTKDTKFRDFFLPKGTEVFPMLGSVLRDPKFFSKPRDFNPQHFLDEKGQFKKSDAFVPFSIGKRYCFGEGLARMELFLFLTTIMQNFRFKSPQSPQDIDVSPKHVGFATIPRNYSMSFLPR, encoded by the exons GTAGTATAAAGCCAAATCACCCCAGCCATCACCATCTGAGTATCACTCTCACTGCCACCATGCTGGCCTCCGGGCTGCTTCTG CAGAGGAAGATCTCGGGGAAGCTGCCTCCAGGACCTACCCCATTGCCCTTCCTTGGGAACTACCTGCAGCTGAACACAGAGCAGATGTACAACTCCCTCATGAAGGTGTCACAAGCCCGGGACATGGGTGGAATGGGAAG ATCAGCGAGCGCCATTCACCTGGGGCCCCGGCGGGTCGTGGTACTGTGCGGGTATGATGCTGTAAAGGAGGCCCTGGTGGACCAGGCTGAGGAATTCAGCGGGCGAGGTGAGCAGGCCACCTTCAACTGGCTCTTCAAAGGCTATG GCGTGGCATTCAGCAACGGTGAGCGCGCCAAGCAGCTGCGGCGCTTCTCCATCACCACGCTGCGGGACTTCGGCGTGGGCAAGCGCGGCATCGAGGAGCGCATCCAGGAGGAGGCGGGCTTCCTCATTGAGGCATTCAGGGGCACGCGCG GCGCCATCATCGATCCCACCTTTTTCCTGAGCCGAACAGTCTGCAATGTCATCAGCTCCATTGTCTTTGGGGACCGCTTTGATTATGAGAACAAGGAATTCCTGTCACTGCTGCGTATGATGCTGGGCAGCTTTCAGTTCACAGCTACGTCCACGGGACAG ctctATGAGATGTTCTATTCAGTGATGAAACACCTGCCAGGACCACAGCAACAGGCCTTTAAGGAGCTGCAAGGACTGGAAGACTTCATAGCCAAGAAGGTGGAGCACAACCAGCGCACACTGGATCCCAACTCCCCACGGGACTTCATCGACTCCTTTCTCATCCGCATGCAGCAG GAGCAGAAGAACCCCAACACGGAGTTCTACATGAAGAACCTGGTGCTGACCACGCTGAACCTCTTCTTCGCGGGCACCGAGACCGTCAGCACGACCCTGCGCTATGGCTTCCTGCTGCTCATGAAACACCCAGATGTGGAGG ccaagGTCCATGAGGAGATTGACCGGGTGATTGGCAAGAACCGGCAGCCCAAGTTTGAGGATCGGGCCCAAATGCCCTACACTGAGGCAGTGATCCATGAGATCCAAAGATTTGGAGACATGATCCCCATGGGCCTGGCCCGCAGGGTGACCAAGGACACCAAGTTTAGAGACTTCTTCCTTCCCAAG GGCACCGAAGTTTTCCCTATGCTGGGCTCTGTGCTCAGAGACCCCAAGTTCTTCTCCAAACCCCGAGATTTTAATCCCCAGCACTTCCTGGATGAGAAAGGGCAGTTTAAGAAGAGTGATGCTTTTGTGCCCTTCTCCATTG GAAAGCGGTACTGTTTTGGAGAAGGCCTGGCTAGAATGGAGCTCTTTCTGTTCCTCACCACCATCATGCAGAACTTCCGCTTCAAGTCCCCGCAGTCGCCTCAGGACATCGACGTGTCCCCCAAGCATGTGGGCTTTGCTACAATCCCACGAAACTACAGCATGAGTTTCCTGCCTCGCTGA